A single region of the Duganella sp. BuS-21 genome encodes:
- a CDS encoding fused MFS/spermidine synthase: MVQSEMRLSRPDDLVLSYARAMMCFVLFHPRPEHIVMVGLGGGSLAKFCYRYLPHCRITVLELNPQVIALREQFAIPRDNARFRVIEADAVDYMRKLDNSADVLLVDGFDADGLPPPLGSAAFYADCRRALRPGGVMVANIFSYDPRYGAMLRRLRHTFQGRICWFRGIAGNNRILFAVKDGKPSPALAMQQKVARTHGLPLPLLNRLMAHWTVLKLRWS; encoded by the coding sequence ATGGTGCAAAGCGAAATGCGCCTTTCGCGCCCAGACGACCTGGTGCTCAGTTACGCGCGCGCCATGATGTGCTTTGTGCTGTTTCATCCACGGCCCGAGCACATCGTCATGGTCGGGCTGGGCGGCGGCTCGCTGGCCAAGTTCTGCTACCGCTATTTGCCGCACTGCCGCATCACCGTGCTGGAGCTCAATCCGCAGGTGATCGCCCTGCGCGAGCAGTTCGCCATCCCGCGCGACAACGCCCGCTTCCGCGTGATCGAGGCCGATGCAGTCGACTATATGCGCAAGCTCGACAACAGCGCCGACGTGCTGCTGGTGGACGGCTTCGACGCCGACGGCCTGCCGCCGCCCTTGGGTAGCGCCGCCTTCTACGCCGACTGCCGGCGCGCCTTGCGGCCGGGCGGCGTGATGGTGGCCAACATCTTCAGCTACGACCCTCGCTACGGCGCCATGTTGCGCCGCCTGCGCCACACCTTCCAGGGCCGCATCTGCTGGTTTCGCGGCATCGCCGGCAACAACCGCATCCTGTTCGCCGTCAAGGATGGCAAACCCTCGCCGGCGTTGGCCATGCAACAGAAGGTGGCGCGCACCCACGGCCTGCCCCTGCCGCTGCTGAACCGCCTGATGGCGCACTGGACCGTGCTGAAGCTGCGCTGGTCCTGA
- a CDS encoding GGDEF domain-containing protein, whose protein sequence is MDIKTLLLALALGNLSLCAALFFYRLEARRSGTDTLVADCARAHATWTWAKQCQAVAWTLLYFRGDLADFLTIPLANAVLFAGFALDAAALWEQAGRRVWRQYLLPALGAAIGVYVGAWLLQVPAGVRIAIGSVAAALFFVAGAAALGRGWRNGTALRRYLVLLMLVLSAAVVARGLWSLLSTDVSGVSALAVQGAGIAAFYLMMLGNAFGYLLLGREQAQAELARLEVVDPLTDVPNRRGFYQALTPWIALARRPGMSTALIILNLDQFKRVNDSYGHPAGDMVLKAMVDVCKKQLRDSDQMGRLGGAEFAILLPRTSLEDAGMVAERIRNAVAALPVKAEKAVIGMTASLGVTVIRAEDSTVSLFKRADAALQAAKLGGSNRVVEAINNGNVEA, encoded by the coding sequence ATGGATATAAAAACCTTGCTGTTGGCGCTGGCGCTGGGCAATCTGAGCCTGTGCGCGGCGCTGTTCTTTTATAGGCTGGAAGCGCGCCGCAGCGGTACCGACACCCTTGTCGCCGACTGTGCGCGCGCCCACGCCACCTGGACCTGGGCCAAGCAGTGCCAGGCCGTGGCCTGGACCCTGTTGTATTTCCGTGGCGACCTTGCCGATTTCCTGACCATTCCGTTGGCCAACGCCGTGTTGTTCGCCGGCTTCGCGCTCGACGCCGCCGCGCTGTGGGAGCAGGCCGGCCGCCGCGTATGGCGTCAATATCTGCTGCCGGCGCTGGGCGCGGCCATCGGCGTGTACGTCGGCGCCTGGCTGCTGCAGGTGCCGGCCGGTGTGCGCATCGCCATCGGCTCGGTGGCGGCGGCCTTGTTCTTTGTGGCGGGCGCCGCCGCGCTGGGGCGCGGTTGGCGCAACGGCACTGCCTTGCGGCGCTACCTGGTGCTATTGATGCTGGTGCTGAGCGCGGCCGTGGTGGCGCGCGGCCTGTGGTCGCTGCTGTCGACGGACGTCAGCGGCGTCAGTGCGCTGGCGGTGCAGGGCGCCGGCATCGCGGCTTTCTATTTGATGATGTTGGGCAATGCTTTCGGTTATCTGCTGCTGGGGCGCGAGCAGGCGCAGGCCGAGCTGGCGCGGCTGGAGGTGGTCGATCCGCTGACCGACGTGCCGAACCGGCGCGGCTTCTACCAAGCGCTGACGCCGTGGATCGCGCTAGCGCGCCGTCCCGGCATGAGCACCGCGCTGATCATCCTGAACCTGGACCAGTTCAAGCGCGTCAACGATAGCTATGGCCATCCGGCCGGCGACATGGTACTGAAGGCCATGGTCGACGTCTGCAAAAAGCAGCTGCGCGATTCAGACCAGATGGGCCGCCTGGGCGGCGCCGAATTCGCCATCCTGCTGCCGCGCACCTCGCTCGAGGATGCCGGCATGGTGGCCGAACGCATCCGCAACGCCGTGGCGGCGCTGCCGGTCAAGGCGGAAAAAGCCGTGATCGGCATGACGGCCAGCCTGGGCGTGACGGTGATCCGCGCCGAGGACAGCACCGTCAGCCTGTTCAAACGGGCCGACGCGGCGCTGCAGGCGGCCAAGCTGGGCGGCAGTAATCGCGTGGTTGAGGCGATTAACAACGGAAATGTGGAAGCCTAG
- a CDS encoding Ppx/GppA family phosphatase: MYAAVDLGSNSFRLHIGKHDGEAIRVLKSVREPIRLAAGLDANGDLTPAAMQTALNCLKNFRTVLAAYKLDAVRVVATSAMRVARNSAAFLPQAELAIGYPIEIISGEEEGRLIYMGVAHAVALPGERRLVIDIGGGSTELILGRGQEIERVESFSVGTVNQSLAFFIGGRVDGPSFEAAILSARSHFEDAAPPYRPQFWKQCYGSSGTARTIADIIVKNGIGREVNAQTLEALMQRFIACGHVSKIDMPGLKPDRAGTIIGGLAILIGLVRELDIPVVLPIEAGLRMGVMWDLHLRSTKRDRREQSVLACVERFHVDERRANRVANDALALYAQTKPAADQYERHLYWSALLHEMGMVVSHTGYHKHAAYIIENADLPGFTAREQRIMSRLIVAHKGNLRKVVEVLGEADFAKAVVALRLAVLFMHSRIDIDFTQIKLRFKSRIELEIRREWVAEHPTLSYWLEKEQEQWDEVGVDFAIRTT, translated from the coding sequence ATGTATGCAGCAGTAGACCTGGGTTCCAACAGTTTTCGCCTCCACATCGGCAAGCATGATGGCGAGGCCATACGTGTCCTGAAAAGCGTGCGCGAGCCGATCCGGCTGGCCGCAGGACTGGACGCCAACGGCGACCTGACGCCGGCCGCCATGCAGACCGCGCTCAACTGCCTGAAGAACTTCCGCACCGTGCTGGCAGCCTACAAGCTGGACGCCGTGCGCGTGGTCGCCACTTCCGCCATGCGGGTGGCGCGCAATTCCGCCGCCTTTTTGCCGCAGGCCGAACTGGCCATCGGCTATCCGATCGAGATCATCTCCGGCGAGGAGGAGGGGCGCCTGATCTACATGGGCGTGGCGCACGCGGTGGCGCTGCCCGGCGAACGGCGGCTGGTGATCGACATCGGCGGCGGCTCCACCGAGCTGATCTTGGGACGCGGGCAGGAGATCGAACGGGTCGAATCGTTCAGCGTCGGCACCGTCAATCAAAGCCTGGCCTTCTTCATCGGCGGCCGGGTGGACGGGCCGTCGTTCGAGGCGGCCATCCTGTCGGCGCGCAGCCATTTCGAGGACGCCGCGCCGCCGTACCGGCCGCAGTTCTGGAAGCAGTGCTACGGCTCGTCCGGCACCGCGCGCACCATCGCCGACATCATCGTCAAGAACGGCATCGGCCGCGAGGTCAATGCGCAGACGCTGGAGGCGCTGATGCAGCGCTTCATCGCGTGCGGCCATGTCAGCAAGATCGACATGCCGGGCCTGAAGCCGGACCGCGCCGGCACCATCATCGGCGGGCTGGCGATCCTGATCGGCCTGGTGCGCGAGCTCGATATCCCGGTGGTGCTGCCGATCGAGGCCGGCCTGCGCATGGGCGTGATGTGGGACCTGCACCTGCGCTCGACCAAGCGCGATCGGCGCGAGCAGTCGGTACTGGCCTGCGTGGAGCGCTTCCACGTCGACGAACGCCGCGCCAACCGCGTGGCCAACGATGCGCTGGCGCTGTACGCCCAGACCAAGCCGGCCGCCGACCAGTACGAGCGCCATCTGTACTGGAGCGCGCTGCTGCACGAGATGGGTATGGTGGTGTCGCACACCGGCTATCACAAGCACGCCGCCTACATCATCGAGAATGCCGATCTGCCGGGCTTCACGGCGCGCGAGCAGCGCATCATGAGCCGCCTGATCGTGGCGCACAAGGGCAACCTGCGCAAGGTGGTGGAGGTGCTGGGCGAGGCCGATTTCGCCAAGGCCGTGGTGGCGCTGCGGCTGGCCGTGCTGTTCATGCACTCGCGGATCGACATCGATTTCACGCAGATCAAGCTGCGCTTCAAGAGCCGCATCGAGCTGGAGATCCGGCGCGAGTGGGTGGCCGAGCATCCGACCCTGTCCTACTGGCTGGAGAAGGAACAGGAGCAGTGGGACGAAGTCGGTGTAGACTTCGCCATCCGTACGACTTAA